A part of Sparus aurata chromosome 19, fSpaAur1.1, whole genome shotgun sequence genomic DNA contains:
- the ppp1r3g gene encoding protein phosphatase 1 regulatory subunit 3G produces MSRSPLQTHTGGQSLSPGQSKENGLEEQEEDEEDLDDEVDASQLERFMRDRRRAQSLPAYPAALLGEDAGSDGRKRVKFADSMGLNLASVKHFSSLEEPQIPSKVLSRHKSFPPQQDLLNDLCQSFKSSLDTDRLVSCFPEPREAERRVQRLGVCLEKVTITQFDVRGQIRVFTSCTDREVGVRYTFNDWLSHVDAQALPVAVDQPGFVGEQFTFTMYTPPFMDPSSTVHFAVYLRSEEGEFWDNNEGQNYTLRYRCMPSTTPFVSAAFHAV; encoded by the coding sequence ATGTCCCGCTCACCGCTCCAGACCCACACCGGGGGACAGTCGCTGTCCCCGGGGCAGTCTAAGGAGAACGggctggaggagcaggaggaggacgaggaagatCTGGACGACGAGGTGGACGCTTCTCAGCTGGAGAGATTtatgagggacaggaggagagcCCAGTCCCTGCCCGCATACCCGGCGGCGCTCCTGGGCGAGGACGCCGGGAGTGACGGGAGGAAGCGGGTGAAGTTCGCCGACTCGATGGGTCTGAACCTGGCCAGCGTCAAACACTTCAGCTCGCTGGAGGAGCCGCAGATCCCGAGCAAGGTTCTGTCCAGACACAAGAGCTTCCCGCCGCAGCAGGACTTACTGAACGACCTGTGCCAGAGCTTCAAGTCCAGCCTGGACACGGACCGGCTGGTCTCGTGCTTCCCAGAGCCTCGAGAGGCGGAGCGGAGAGTCCAGCGGCTCGGCGTGTGTTTGGAGAAGGTCACCATCACGCAGTTCGACGTGCGGGGGCAGATCCGGGTCTTCACCAGCTGCACCGACAGAGAGGTCGGGGTGAGGTACACCTTCAACGACTGGCTCTCCCACGTGGATGCGCAGGCTCTGCCCGTGGCCGTGGATCAGCCGGGCTTCGTGGGAGAGCAGTTCACCTTCACCATGTACACGCCGCCCTTCATGGACCCCAGCTCGACCGTGCACTTCGCCGTGTACCTGAGGAGCGAGGAGGGGGAGTTCTGGGACAACAACGAGGGGCAGAACTACACCCTCAGGTACCGCTGCATGCCCAGCACCACGCCCTTTGTCAGTGCGGCATTCCACGCTGTGTGA
- the cyb5a gene encoding cytochrome b5, which produces MGENKEKSPDGVKYYRLSEIEEQNTFKSTWIIIHNKVYDVTKFLEEHPGGEEVLREQAGGNATESFEDVGHSTDARDMAQDMVIGELHPDDRHKIATPEETPLTTLNDESSWWSSLLIPALVAILVTLVYRIFTSDSE; this is translated from the exons ATGGGTGAAAACAAGGAGAAGAGTCCGGACGGAGTGAAATACTACAGACTGTCAGAGATCGAGGAGCAGAACACGTTCAAGTCAACGTGGATCATCATCCACAACAAGGTCTACGATGTCACCAAGTTcctggaggag CACcccggaggagaggaggtgctgcgggagCAGGCGGGAGGAAACGCCACCGAGAGCTTCGAGGACGTCGGACACTCCACCGACGCCAGAGACATGGCGCAGGACATGGTGATCGGAGAGCTGCACCCG gacGACAGGCACAAGATCGCCACGCCTGAG gAAACACCTCTGACCACTCTGAACGATGAGTCCAG TTGGTGGTCGAGCCTGCTGATTCCCGCTCTGGTCGCCATCCTCGTCACACTTGTGTACCGCATCTTTACCTCAGACAGCGAGTGA